From the Deinococcus yavapaiensis KR-236 genome, one window contains:
- the rsmA gene encoding 16S rRNA (adenine(1518)-N(6)/adenine(1519)-N(6))-dimethyltransferase RsmA: MTNDPPLYSPKTVRDLLARHGLRPTKSLGQNFLIDGNVLRLIADAGGAAAGETVVEVGPGLGVLTRELASRGARVIALEKDERLRPVLAETLAGLDVEVVWGDALKFDFGHVPEGSRVVANLPYYISTALLTRFMESGRFLSATVLVQREVAERLGARPGEDGYGFLSALVSMYGSARIVRDVPKGAFYPAPDVTSSVVRVDFSGQKPDAGFVRLLEVALSHRRKTLRNNLRMAGFDSEAIDRALSQADLRSDVRAEDVSLVSLHDVAKALGVLA; the protein is encoded by the coding sequence ATGACGAACGACCCGCCTCTGTACTCCCCGAAGACCGTGCGAGATCTTCTCGCGCGGCACGGCTTGCGGCCCACGAAGAGCCTCGGTCAGAACTTCCTGATCGACGGCAACGTGCTGCGTCTTATCGCGGACGCGGGCGGAGCGGCGGCAGGGGAGACGGTCGTGGAAGTCGGCCCCGGCCTTGGCGTCTTGACGCGTGAACTCGCTTCGCGCGGTGCGCGTGTGATCGCTTTGGAAAAGGACGAGCGCTTGCGCCCCGTTCTTGCCGAGACGTTGGCGGGACTCGACGTCGAGGTGGTGTGGGGCGACGCCTTGAAGTTCGACTTCGGGCACGTTCCCGAGGGAAGCCGGGTGGTGGCGAACTTGCCGTACTACATCTCCACGGCGTTGTTGACGCGCTTCATGGAGTCGGGACGCTTTCTCAGCGCGACGGTTCTCGTGCAACGTGAAGTCGCCGAACGTCTTGGCGCGCGGCCCGGCGAGGATGGATACGGCTTTCTGAGCGCGCTGGTGTCCATGTATGGCTCGGCGAGAATCGTTCGTGACGTTCCGAAGGGCGCGTTCTATCCGGCGCCCGACGTCACGTCGAGCGTCGTGCGGGTCGACTTCTCGGGACAAAAGCCTGACGCGGGCTTCGTACGGTTGTTGGAAGTCGCGCTTTCTCATCGCCGCAAGACGCTTCGAAACAACTTGCGGATGGCGGGCTTCGATTCGGAGGCGATCGACCGCGCGCTTTCTCAGGCGGATTTGCGGTCCGACGTGCGCGCCGAGGACGTTTCATTGGTGTCGCTGCATGACGTCGCCAAGGCACTTGGCGTGTTAGCATGA
- a CDS encoding V-type ATPase subunit subunit G family protein: MDASSRILSELASRELALDQQIEAAKAEADREIEAARARAAHIEQEANAQLAEMQAEFEQVLAARTAEIRERAHVDAQREVQAATERSERKLEQAVVMILKAVLP, translated from the coding sequence TTGGACGCTTCGAGTCGAATCCTAAGTGAACTTGCCAGCCGCGAACTCGCGCTCGACCAACAAATCGAAGCTGCGAAGGCGGAAGCCGACCGTGAAATCGAGGCGGCACGCGCTCGCGCCGCGCACATCGAACAAGAGGCGAACGCGCAATTGGCCGAGATGCAAGCCGAGTTCGAGCAAGTTCTCGCGGCCCGCACGGCGGAAATCCGCGAGCGCGCCCACGTCGACGCACAACGTGAAGTGCAAGCCGCCACCGAGCGCAGCGAACGGAAGCTGGAGCAAGCGGTCGTCATGATCCTGAAGGCGGTGCTGCCGTGA
- a CDS encoding carbohydrate kinase family protein, which produces MKFFVIGDVTVDHLYHLERIPGPGEEIAPIRASMQPGGAGGTISVTLARLGHNVVLAARVGKDPFADYALRLVREEGVSESAVQVDDDHLTSTITVMQTPDGKRAMISSGAANRQLDAAKLKKKDVESASALIVSAYSLIGGPQREYAVKAIAHAKKAAVPVFIDLGTGAVNAAGQRLMDSVVSADYILLNQHELLHLTGTHSISTALAALQERGAGKVIVKVGAMGSIVWTPDETELVESIEIEDVVDTTGAGDTFAAVFAHAVLSGMKLSKAAKAANAAGALAATKVGAQSRPITEADLAMALA; this is translated from the coding sequence GTGAAGTTCTTCGTGATAGGTGACGTGACGGTCGATCACCTCTACCACTTGGAGCGTATTCCAGGGCCGGGAGAGGAAATCGCGCCTATTCGTGCGTCCATGCAGCCGGGCGGCGCGGGCGGCACGATCAGCGTGACCCTCGCGCGCCTCGGCCATAACGTCGTTCTCGCCGCGCGCGTCGGAAAAGATCCTTTCGCCGACTACGCGCTTCGCCTCGTGCGTGAGGAAGGCGTGTCCGAAAGCGCCGTGCAAGTCGACGACGATCATCTCACGAGCACCATCACGGTCATGCAGACGCCCGACGGAAAGCGGGCCATGATCTCTTCGGGGGCGGCGAATCGCCAATTGGACGCCGCGAAGCTCAAGAAGAAGGATGTCGAGAGCGCTTCGGCGTTGATCGTGTCGGCTTACAGCCTCATCGGTGGACCTCAACGCGAGTACGCCGTCAAGGCGATCGCGCACGCCAAGAAGGCGGCTGTGCCCGTGTTCATCGATCTTGGAACCGGTGCCGTGAACGCCGCGGGTCAGCGCCTGATGGATTCCGTCGTCAGTGCCGACTACATCCTGCTCAATCAGCACGAACTCTTGCACCTGACAGGCACGCACTCGATCAGCACCGCCCTCGCGGCTTTGCAAGAGCGCGGCGCGGGCAAGGTGATCGTGAAGGTCGGCGCGATGGGAAGCATCGTTTGGACGCCCGACGAAACCGAACTCGTCGAGTCGATCGAGATCGAAGACGTCGTGGACACGACCGGAGCGGGCGACACGTTCGCAGCGGTGTTCGCTCATGCCGTTCTGAGCGGCATGAAGTTGTCGAAGGCCGCGAAGGCAGCCAACGCGGCGGGTGCGCTCGCCGCCACGAAAGTCGGAGCGCAGTCGAGGCCAATTACCGAGGCCGACCTCGCCATGGCTCTCGCTTGA
- a CDS encoding NAD(P)H-hydrate dehydratase: MMSTFVFSADAIRAIDEDLERLDLLELTMETAGARVACHVHERFASERRAHPSGLILAGSGANGGDAFVAARHLLAFGWHVEVLALDTRHPLALRMSTRLESFASVQALTPESLRGALPSANVVLDGLLGTGFTPPLRAPLDDIVRTLNASGRTIVSIDVPSGLRSDTVEHDLYVKADLTLALVGPKPALLFHDLGEVDVLELGVPNELLERHAVARNIDMNAVRSLLPVRSKGAHKGTAGRVWILGGSPGYVGAPALSALGALRAGSGLVTLYARTSIEQHALEAMPHRLERWEDLPNDSRPDALAVGMGLREDGPVVARMVLAWRVKTVLDADALQPELAGLGHDEVVWTPHPGEAARLLSGNVEDVARDPFGSVRALRKRFGGTVVLKGAPTLVATREGVYACPFGNPGMATGGMGDVLSGVIASLLGQGLSGADAAVLGVALHALAGDAAAKRYGYGLVASDVAEEVAATWHNLTRAF, translated from the coding sequence ATGATGTCCACCTTCGTCTTTTCCGCGGACGCGATTCGAGCGATCGACGAGGACTTGGAGCGCCTCGACTTGCTGGAGCTCACGATGGAGACGGCAGGCGCGAGGGTCGCGTGCCACGTGCACGAGCGCTTCGCGAGCGAGCGCCGAGCACACCCCTCGGGGCTGATCTTGGCGGGAAGCGGCGCCAACGGCGGCGACGCCTTCGTGGCCGCGCGACACCTGCTCGCCTTCGGTTGGCACGTCGAAGTGCTCGCGCTCGACACACGGCACCCCTTGGCCCTTCGCATGAGCACGCGCCTCGAAAGCTTCGCGTCGGTGCAGGCGTTGACGCCCGAGTCGCTTCGAGGAGCCTTGCCCAGCGCGAACGTCGTGCTCGACGGCTTGCTCGGCACGGGCTTCACGCCGCCGCTTCGCGCGCCACTCGACGACATCGTGCGGACTTTGAACGCGAGCGGGCGGACGATCGTGAGCATCGACGTGCCGAGCGGCCTGAGAAGCGACACCGTGGAACACGACTTATACGTGAAAGCAGATCTCACCCTCGCCCTCGTCGGGCCCAAGCCCGCCTTGCTTTTTCACGATCTCGGCGAGGTGGACGTGCTCGAGCTCGGGGTGCCGAACGAACTTCTCGAAAGGCACGCGGTGGCGCGCAACATCGACATGAACGCCGTGCGAAGCTTGCTGCCCGTCCGCTCGAAAGGCGCGCACAAGGGAACGGCAGGGCGCGTGTGGATTCTCGGCGGATCGCCCGGTTACGTCGGCGCGCCCGCCTTGAGCGCCTTGGGCGCGCTCAGGGCGGGCTCCGGCCTCGTCACGCTGTACGCCCGCACGTCCATCGAGCAGCATGCCCTCGAAGCCATGCCGCACCGCCTGGAGCGCTGGGAAGACTTGCCGAACGATTCGCGTCCCGACGCGCTCGCCGTCGGGATGGGCCTGCGCGAGGACGGTCCGGTCGTGGCCCGAATGGTGCTTGCGTGGCGCGTCAAGACGGTGCTGGATGCCGACGCGCTGCAGCCCGAGCTGGCGGGACTGGGGCACGACGAGGTCGTGTGGACGCCTCATCCGGGAGAAGCAGCCCGCTTGCTGAGCGGGAACGTGGAGGACGTGGCGCGCGACCCGTTCGGCAGCGTCCGGGCGCTGAGAAAGCGCTTCGGCGGAACGGTCGTGCTGAAGGGCGCGCCGACGCTCGTCGCTACGCGAGAGGGCGTGTACGCCTGCCCGTTCGGCAATCCGGGGATGGCGACGGGCGGCATGGGCGATGTTCTGTCGGGCGTGATCGCCTCGCTGCTCGGGCAGGGCTTGTCGGGCGCGGACGCGGCGGTCCTCGGCGTCGCTTTGCACGCCCTCGCCGGAGACGCGGCGGCAAAACGATACGGGTACGGCCTCGTCGCGTCCGACGTCGCCGAGGAGGTCGCGGCGACGTGGCATAACCTCACACGAGCGTTTTAG
- a CDS encoding V-type ATP synthase subunit K, translating into MNKNTKRMAAILVLALAGAALAQEAGTAEAGSTNLGEGLTAIGQGLALGLGAVGTGIAQSRIGSALVGAVAEDPGQAGRLLIYFLLPETLVIFGFLALFLI; encoded by the coding sequence ATGAACAAGAACACCAAACGCATGGCCGCCATCCTCGTCCTCGCCCTCGCTGGTGCCGCCCTCGCTCAAGAAGCGGGTACGGCCGAAGCGGGCTCCACCAACCTCGGCGAAGGCCTCACGGCGATCGGTCAAGGTCTCGCGCTCGGTCTCGGCGCCGTGGGCACGGGCATCGCGCAGTCGCGCATCGGTTCCGCCCTCGTCGGCGCCGTCGCCGAAGATCCCGGCCAAGCAGGCCGCCTCCTCATCTACTTCCTGCTCCCGGAAACCCTCGTCATCTTCGGCTTCCTGGCGCTCTTCCTGATCTGA
- a CDS encoding V0D/AC39 family V-type ATPase subunit, translating to MPDDFSYINARVKVMRTKLLDGRRLDAALEASSFQEFLRVLSESEVSADLGDATTEGAGLTELDEALSRNFFNTVNKVYRLAEGDSKTEIGVLLGRWDLTNLKTLARGIVSGRPAENILSGLVPGGSLKRSALQSAANSGDLGSAAQAIGLTGHPLARAFRDGVAAFNSTGRLLDLEVALDQGYYRHALRVSRETSLRRYLGREIDVTNALTARALRGQSVDASLFVGGGSDLDASGFTRAVAGDAGAAPGLSAILDAPTLEDAEIAARRMQDEAARSVAMGDPLGVGVVVDFLRRKEIEIAKLRLIGRGKFYGVPAEALRREVSIES from the coding sequence ATGCCCGACGACTTCAGCTACATTAACGCCCGCGTGAAGGTTATGCGGACCAAGTTGCTCGACGGGCGGCGTCTCGACGCGGCCCTCGAAGCGAGCAGCTTCCAAGAGTTCCTGCGCGTCCTGTCCGAAAGCGAGGTGTCCGCCGATCTCGGCGACGCCACGACCGAAGGCGCGGGACTCACCGAACTCGACGAAGCGCTTTCGCGCAACTTCTTCAACACCGTCAACAAGGTGTACCGCCTTGCCGAAGGTGACTCGAAGACCGAGATCGGCGTCCTGCTCGGACGCTGGGACCTCACCAACCTCAAGACCCTCGCGCGGGGCATCGTGTCGGGTCGTCCTGCCGAGAACATCCTGTCGGGTCTCGTGCCCGGAGGAAGCCTCAAGCGCAGCGCCCTGCAAAGCGCGGCGAACTCCGGCGATCTCGGCAGCGCCGCCCAGGCTATCGGCCTCACGGGACACCCGCTCGCTCGCGCGTTCAGAGACGGCGTCGCCGCGTTCAACTCTACTGGCCGCCTGCTCGACCTCGAGGTGGCGCTCGACCAAGGCTACTACCGTCACGCGCTGCGCGTGTCGCGAGAAACGAGCCTCCGCCGCTACCTCGGCCGCGAAATCGACGTCACCAACGCCCTCACGGCCCGCGCCCTGCGCGGCCAAAGCGTCGACGCGTCGCTGTTCGTGGGCGGCGGCTCGGACCTCGACGCGAGCGGATTCACCCGCGCCGTCGCCGGCGATGCCGGAGCCGCCCCCGGCCTGTCGGCGATTCTCGACGCGCCGACCCTCGAGGACGCCGAGATCGCCGCGCGCCGCATGCAAGACGAAGCGGCCCGCAGCGTCGCCATGGGAGATCCCCTCGGTGTAGGTGTCGTCGTGGACTTCTTGCGTCGTAAGGAAATCGAGATCGCCAAGCTCCGCCTCATCGGGCGCGGCAAGTTCTACGGCGTGCCTGCCGAAGCGCTGCGCCGCGAAGTGAGCATCGAATCATGA
- a CDS encoding tetratricopeptide repeat protein, translated as MNEPVTWQDDLRSSRFGEAAARARVAGAGADMLAALDDLATVEREVRAKRYGVARRTLKRYQENLQGVRDASLLRASVPDEGVAQGIVALEAVAEARLADPDKALVALEPAFVHRTTAAEAQNVLGVIHAVLGDEASARASFDRALEIDPRHDRALTNIGNLFLERGELSEAEAYYRRALALNPDAPNAHHNLAVVLRKQKKVTASVRALKKSQRLLVRQSNDAGREEARERLGKLGVDPRKVAWGVMIVAVVLAAPILLRIVRGGPRSVSTPELALAVCALALAFFMMYRSKN; from the coding sequence GTGAACGAACCCGTGACTTGGCAAGACGACCTTCGCTCCTCGCGCTTTGGCGAAGCGGCGGCGAGAGCGCGCGTAGCAGGCGCGGGCGCGGACATGCTCGCCGCCCTCGACGACCTCGCGACGGTGGAGCGCGAGGTGCGCGCCAAACGGTACGGCGTCGCTCGTCGCACCTTGAAGCGCTATCAGGAGAACTTGCAAGGTGTTCGAGACGCGAGCCTGCTTCGAGCGAGCGTGCCCGACGAGGGCGTGGCGCAAGGCATTGTCGCGTTGGAAGCCGTCGCGGAGGCGCGCCTCGCCGATCCCGACAAAGCGCTCGTCGCGCTCGAGCCCGCGTTCGTCCACCGCACGACAGCCGCCGAGGCCCAAAACGTTCTGGGAGTCATCCACGCCGTACTCGGTGATGAAGCGAGCGCCCGCGCTTCGTTCGACCGAGCGTTGGAAATCGACCCGAGGCACGACCGCGCCCTCACGAACATCGGCAACCTGTTTTTGGAGCGCGGCGAGTTGTCGGAAGCCGAGGCTTACTACCGGCGAGCCTTGGCGCTCAACCCCGACGCTCCGAACGCTCACCACAACCTCGCCGTCGTGCTGCGCAAGCAAAAGAAGGTAACGGCGTCCGTCCGCGCGCTCAAGAAGAGCCAGCGGCTGCTCGTACGGCAATCGAACGACGCGGGCCGCGAGGAAGCCCGCGAGCGTCTGGGCAAACTCGGCGTCGACCCCAGGAAAGTCGCGTGGGGCGTCATGATCGTCGCCGTCGTCTTGGCGGCCCCGATTCTTCTGAGAATCGTTCGAGGCGGGCCGCGCAGCGTGAGCACGCCCGAACTCGCGTTGGCCGTCTGCGCCCTCGCCCTCGCCTTCTTCATGATGTACCGCTCGAAGAACTGA
- a CDS encoding CarD family transcriptional regulator, producing MTQQLSLAPGDAIVYPKHGAGFVRGRTQRTALGQTQEYYDIELRSTGMQVLVPVAKAQALGLRRVTPEARIPELLNLLGEPDLDLPSSFPQRIRVEQGILDLADIEQVARLLGTLARRAVQRGLADSEGQVMRACRGMLSAEVAVSLGVLEDEAARLLDARLP from the coding sequence ATGACGCAGCAACTTTCTCTCGCCCCGGGCGACGCCATCGTGTATCCGAAGCACGGCGCGGGGTTCGTGCGGGGCCGCACGCAACGCACCGCGCTGGGCCAAACGCAGGAGTACTACGACATCGAGCTTCGCTCGACCGGAATGCAAGTTCTCGTTCCCGTCGCCAAAGCGCAGGCGCTCGGCCTTCGGCGCGTCACGCCCGAAGCGCGCATTCCCGAGCTGCTGAACTTGCTGGGCGAGCCGGATCTCGACTTGCCCTCCAGCTTTCCTCAGCGCATTCGCGTCGAGCAGGGCATCCTCGACCTCGCCGACATCGAGCAGGTCGCGCGCTTGCTCGGCACGCTCGCGCGCCGCGCCGTGCAGCGCGGCCTCGCCGACTCCGAGGGGCAGGTCATGCGAGCGTGCCGCGGCATGCTGAGCGCCGAAGTCGCCGTGTCGCTCGGGGTGCTCGAAGACGAAGCCGCCCGCTTGCTCGACGCTCGCTTGCCTTGA
- a CDS encoding V-type ATP synthase subunit I — MIDRMQQVVIVGRKRDNKAIISALQDAGVLHIVPISSGPLSTGALTGPEAEARKTAERLLARAESTLSELGAYRTSTSNTPSRESFASIIEDAAAPAGNVARRLNELNSDIDAALTFGEVVRTLANLAGVLDRSRRIALLPFTAREDDDLKALDAVLSDQQSGNLAGRYALETRKVNTGKTEVYAGLLAVLREDRDKARAALGKARLGELRLPGRFDGMPLSDAAAEMERLSREGKETRGALEEERRRLAEANGPTLFAVRDALADEVAVYDVQSLGARGKYSLALEGYVPTDRVPDLKAALDKFGTAVSYEMHDVDVLHDERVPVQLKNNSYVKPFEMVLGMLNLPRYGTFDPTWVIALFFPFFFGYIIADIAFGLMFLAAGMWFLGKARRGEGWDLSFFGTYVQPDALRSLGFITNMMAAWSIVWGLLTGEFLGTLFEHLHIFYINDGRHSGLIPIVWPRIETEFANTALLFALAFGILQVLWGWAIRVKLSLDHGDRHHLWEALGMLGGLVGLIMLAFVSSAGKNLGAATNFGNPLVLVMYAGFLVFVVGVIVSKVWLMVVELMSQGGAIVSYARLFAVGLVSAQLAKLSTDLGWSIFQAGAANNIVFGILAAILGAAIALALHALALALTLIGHILQPLRLHFVEFLNPTGYHNETSPKYTPFRRLSPAGSKK; from the coding sequence GTGATCGACAGAATGCAGCAAGTCGTGATCGTCGGTCGCAAACGCGACAACAAGGCGATCATCTCCGCCCTTCAGGACGCGGGCGTGCTGCACATCGTGCCGATTTCGTCTGGCCCCCTTTCGACGGGCGCGCTCACTGGCCCAGAAGCCGAGGCGCGCAAGACCGCCGAACGCCTCCTCGCCCGCGCTGAAAGCACCTTGTCGGAACTCGGCGCCTACCGGACGTCCACGTCGAACACGCCGAGCCGCGAATCGTTCGCGAGCATCATCGAAGACGCGGCCGCTCCCGCTGGCAACGTCGCGCGCCGCTTGAACGAGCTCAACAGTGACATCGACGCGGCACTCACCTTCGGTGAGGTCGTCAGGACGCTCGCGAACCTCGCCGGCGTCCTCGATCGATCGCGCCGCATCGCCCTGTTGCCTTTCACGGCGCGCGAGGACGATGACCTTAAAGCCCTCGACGCCGTCTTGAGCGATCAGCAAAGCGGCAACCTCGCGGGACGCTACGCGCTCGAAACCCGCAAAGTCAACACGGGCAAGACCGAAGTGTACGCGGGGTTGCTCGCCGTGCTGCGCGAAGACCGCGACAAGGCTCGCGCCGCCCTCGGCAAAGCGCGTCTCGGCGAGTTGCGCCTGCCCGGACGCTTCGACGGGATGCCTTTGTCGGACGCTGCGGCCGAAATGGAGCGCCTCTCGCGTGAAGGCAAGGAGACGCGCGGCGCCCTCGAAGAGGAACGCCGCCGACTCGCCGAGGCGAACGGCCCCACGCTCTTCGCCGTTCGCGACGCGCTCGCCGACGAAGTTGCCGTGTACGACGTTCAGTCGCTCGGTGCGCGAGGCAAGTACAGCCTCGCGCTCGAAGGCTACGTCCCGACGGACCGCGTGCCCGACCTCAAGGCCGCCCTCGACAAGTTCGGCACCGCCGTCAGCTACGAGATGCACGATGTCGACGTTCTTCACGACGAGCGCGTGCCGGTGCAGCTCAAGAACAACTCGTACGTCAAGCCGTTCGAGATGGTGCTCGGCATGCTGAACTTGCCGCGTTACGGCACGTTCGATCCGACGTGGGTCATCGCGCTGTTCTTCCCGTTCTTCTTCGGCTACATCATCGCCGACATCGCGTTCGGCCTGATGTTCCTCGCGGCGGGCATGTGGTTCTTGGGTAAGGCGCGCCGAGGCGAAGGCTGGGACCTCAGCTTCTTCGGAACGTATGTGCAGCCCGACGCGCTGCGCAGCCTCGGCTTCATCACGAACATGATGGCCGCTTGGTCGATCGTCTGGGGTCTTCTCACCGGTGAGTTCCTCGGCACCCTCTTCGAGCACCTGCACATCTTCTACATCAACGACGGCCGTCACAGCGGGCTCATCCCCATCGTGTGGCCTCGCATCGAGACGGAGTTCGCCAACACCGCACTCCTGTTCGCGCTCGCCTTCGGCATTCTGCAAGTGCTGTGGGGCTGGGCAATTCGCGTGAAGCTGAGCCTCGACCACGGCGATCGTCACCACTTGTGGGAAGCGCTGGGCATGCTAGGCGGCCTCGTCGGCCTCATCATGCTGGCCTTCGTGTCGAGCGCAGGCAAGAACCTTGGCGCGGCGACGAACTTCGGCAATCCGCTCGTCCTCGTGATGTACGCGGGCTTCCTCGTGTTCGTCGTCGGGGTGATCGTGTCGAAGGTCTGGCTCATGGTCGTCGAACTCATGTCGCAAGGTGGCGCGATCGTCAGCTACGCTCGTCTCTTCGCCGTCGGCCTCGTGTCCGCGCAGCTCGCCAAGCTGTCCACCGATCTCGGCTGGAGCATCTTCCAAGCGGGCGCCGCGAACAACATCGTCTTCGGCATTCTCGCCGCGATCCTCGGAGCGGCCATCGCGCTCGCCTTGCACGCGCTCGCGCTCGCCTTGACCCTCATCGGGCACATTCTGCAACCGTTGCGTCTTCACTTCGTCGAGTTCCTCAACCCGACCGGGTACCACAACGAAACCAGCCCGAAGTACACTCCCTTCCGCCGCCTCAGCCCTGCTGGGAGCAAAAAATAA
- a CDS encoding V-type ATP synthase subunit E yields the protein MALDQLLENEARAEIERIRASGREQAEAIVRAASEQAQATLDSRKRLLDSQLQAGVVRAQSSATLEVSAARLNASDSGMKRAFEIAEQQLQGVTGLPEYREILSRLIAEAREAIGDIEALEVNPADVALAMELAPGLEVRPNPAVSGGVRAVGKSGKSGITNTLLGRLARVRDAIAPQVAQVFAE from the coding sequence ATGGCGCTCGATCAGCTTCTCGAAAACGAAGCGCGCGCCGAGATCGAACGCATTCGCGCTTCCGGGCGCGAGCAGGCCGAGGCCATCGTGCGCGCTGCGAGCGAGCAGGCCCAAGCCACGCTCGACAGCCGCAAGCGTCTGCTCGACAGCCAACTGCAGGCCGGAGTCGTGCGCGCCCAATCGAGCGCCACGCTCGAAGTCAGCGCCGCGCGCCTCAACGCCTCCGACTCGGGCATGAAGCGCGCCTTCGAAATCGCCGAACAGCAACTGCAAGGCGTGACGGGCTTGCCCGAGTACCGAGAAATCCTCTCGCGACTCATCGCCGAAGCACGTGAAGCGATCGGTGACATCGAAGCGCTCGAAGTGAATCCCGCCGACGTCGCGCTCGCGATGGAACTCGCGCCCGGCTTGGAGGTGCGTCCCAACCCGGCCGTCTCCGGAGGCGTACGCGCGGTGGGCAAGAGCGGCAAAAGCGGCATCACGAACACGCTGCTCGGCCGTCTCGCCCGCGTTCGCGACGCCATCGCGCCGCAAGTCGCCCAGGTCTTCGCCGAGTAA